In one window of Dehalococcoidia bacterium DNA:
- a CDS encoding KamA family radical SAM protein — protein MAAAKKVDITGQEDEEPPGIADTINEAQEEHQGKTEEEPPGTMALRNRALFFGNIPDESWKDWKWHFRNRITTIEEISKFTTLSTKEQARLRLVSNRYPLSITPYYICLINPHDPNDPIRKQAIPTFEEISMAGMGVEDPLAEASYSPVPGLVHRYPDRVLLVLTSICPMLCRHCTRKREWHHGGWVRTPAEVEVMLNYVRQNRAIRDVILSGGDPLTLSTHRLEEIISRLRDIPHVEIIRIGTRFPVVLPQRIDDELCAMLSKYGPIWLNTQFNHYHEITPESALACDRLLRCGVPVNNQSVLLRGINDSIETQTRLCHGLLKIKVRPYYLYQCDEVQGTEHLRTPVETGINIIEGMRGHTSGLAVPTFVIDLPQGGGKVPLQPNYIRSRTEGELILRNYQGRILRYRNPLGSNHHGTGRRNGKRVSEPMAIPGTPATFQSQPIGVTSEDRAVLRS, from the coding sequence ATGGCAGCAGCAAAGAAAGTCGACATTACAGGTCAGGAGGATGAAGAACCTCCTGGCATAGCCGACACCATAAACGAGGCGCAGGAGGAACATCAAGGTAAGACGGAAGAAGAACCTCCCGGTACCATGGCCCTGAGAAACAGGGCCCTTTTCTTTGGCAATATCCCGGATGAAAGCTGGAAAGACTGGAAATGGCATTTCCGCAACCGCATCACTACTATTGAAGAGATATCGAAGTTCACTACTCTCTCAACGAAGGAGCAGGCACGGCTGAGGCTGGTATCCAATAGATATCCCCTATCGATAACACCTTACTATATCTGTCTTATAAACCCGCACGATCCCAACGACCCCATAAGGAAACAGGCGATACCGACTTTTGAGGAAATATCTATGGCTGGAATGGGTGTGGAGGATCCCCTCGCTGAGGCTAGCTATTCTCCTGTCCCGGGTCTGGTACATCGATATCCAGATCGTGTACTGTTAGTACTAACCAGTATCTGCCCAATGCTCTGCCGCCACTGTACGCGAAAAAGAGAGTGGCACCACGGTGGGTGGGTGCGCACTCCTGCTGAGGTGGAGGTTATGCTGAATTATGTCCGTCAAAATCGAGCCATCAGGGATGTGATTCTCTCTGGTGGCGACCCGCTGACCCTTTCCACCCACCGTCTGGAGGAGATTATCTCCAGGCTGAGGGATATCCCGCATGTGGAGATAATACGTATCGGCACCAGGTTTCCAGTCGTGCTGCCCCAGCGTATAGATGACGAATTGTGCGCCATGTTATCGAAATATGGACCGATATGGCTCAACACGCAGTTTAATCACTACCATGAGATAACGCCCGAGTCAGCTCTGGCGTGTGATCGGCTTTTACGGTGCGGTGTTCCCGTAAACAATCAGTCGGTGCTCCTACGCGGCATAAACGATAGTATAGAGACTCAGACGAGGCTGTGTCATGGGCTTCTCAAGATCAAGGTTCGTCCCTACTATCTTTACCAGTGCGATGAGGTTCAGGGAACGGAGCACCTGCGTACGCCGGTAGAAACTGGTATAAATATCATCGAGGGGATGCGCGGCCATACCTCGGGCTTAGCGGTACCTACCTTCGTTATTGACCTGCCTCAGGGTGGAGGTAAGGTTCCTCTCCAGCCGAACTATATTCGATCGCGAACGGAAGGGGAGTTGATATTGAGAAACTACCAAGGCCGCATCTTACGCTACCGAAATCCCTTGGGATCAAACCACCATGGAACGGGCCGTCGCAACGGTAAGCGGGTAAGTGAACCTATGGCAATACCGGGTACACCGGCAACGTTTCAGTCTCAGCCGATAGGAGTCACGAGTGAAGATAGGGCTGTCTTACGATCTTAA
- a CDS encoding D-alanine--D-alanine ligase — MKIGLSYDLKQVVSPEQNQPEDALEEYDSQETVEAITKAIKAQGHSVVRLGGGRKFIANILLEDIDLVFNIAEGLGNHRSREAQVPSILEMLDIHYSGSDPQCLAICLDKPLSKKLVALAGVCTPRWHVINSEKDLHQIDWDYFPFPAFIKPAHEGSSKGIRLSSRVDNMKKMTEVATVLLERYQQPVMVEEFIAGSEVTVGVVGNHPPKVLGIMRILPKKSGDYFVYSLEVKREWESLVDYECPAQMKGSILQDITDSSLMVFEALGCRDIARIDFRLNSNGKPCFLEINPLPGLNPHSGDLPIIASKMGWTYEALILAILTAALERYPQCV, encoded by the coding sequence GTGAAGATAGGGCTGTCTTACGATCTTAAACAGGTGGTATCACCAGAGCAAAACCAGCCTGAGGACGCCCTTGAGGAATACGACTCTCAGGAAACAGTAGAGGCTATTACAAAGGCGATTAAAGCACAGGGCCACTCAGTTGTCAGGTTGGGCGGGGGCAGAAAGTTTATCGCCAATATTCTTCTCGAGGATATTGACCTGGTATTCAACATCGCTGAAGGACTGGGCAACCATAGAAGCAGGGAGGCCCAGGTACCTTCCATTTTGGAAATGCTGGATATACACTATTCCGGGTCAGACCCTCAGTGCCTAGCTATATGCCTTGATAAGCCCTTGAGCAAGAAGCTAGTGGCGCTCGCAGGTGTATGTACTCCTAGATGGCACGTCATTAACAGTGAGAAAGATCTACATCAAATAGACTGGGACTATTTCCCATTCCCTGCTTTTATTAAGCCAGCTCATGAAGGTTCGAGCAAAGGCATCCGCCTCAGTTCCAGGGTCGATAATATGAAGAAAATGACCGAGGTGGCAACGGTGCTGTTAGAACGTTACCAGCAGCCTGTGATGGTGGAGGAGTTCATCGCTGGGAGTGAAGTCACTGTAGGTGTAGTGGGTAACCATCCCCCTAAAGTTCTGGGGATAATGCGTATTCTCCCCAAGAAAAGCGGGGATTATTTCGTATATTCGTTAGAGGTGAAAAGGGAGTGGGAATCTCTGGTAGATTACGAATGTCCTGCACAGATGAAAGGGAGCATTCTACAGGACATCACGGATTCCAGTCTAATGGTCTTTGAAGCTCTGGGATGCCGGGATATTGCCCGTATCGATTTTCGGTTAAACAGTAACGGTAAACCATGCTTCCTCGAGATAAATCCACTTCCTGGGCTTAATCCGCATAGCGGCGATTTGCCTATCATTGCGAGTAAAATGGGCTGGACCTACGAGGCCTTGATATTAGCCATACTTACTGCAGCCCTGGAGAGATATCCACAGTGCGTCTGA
- a CDS encoding ATP-grasp domain-containing protein, translated as MRLTVAIIYNEAGSCRYEAIGEEKAVLGVLKEVDAVYGSLTSLGYAVVRVPLLPPAERVMEKLKSIQADVIFNLCEGIDGCPETEADVANTLAGMRVPFTGCPGSALALALDKARTKELLHDSGICTPRYQLLSPDTLNTFHLAYPCIVKPWGEDASHGISEDSVVTDSVALEKQVTRICQLYRGKALVEEYVGGREFNATVMGNRELTILPISEIAYSLLPGMPRILTYSAKWEPQSAYFRHTRTICPAEIELEMRERIDETARSVFSLLGCSGYARVDFRLNGGGELNVIEVNPNPDISPDSGAARQAKAHGMTYNRFIEAIVLFALERG; from the coding sequence GTGCGTCTGACAGTAGCCATCATTTATAACGAGGCGGGTTCATGCCGGTATGAGGCTATAGGGGAGGAGAAAGCGGTACTCGGCGTCCTTAAAGAAGTGGATGCCGTTTATGGGTCACTCACTAGCCTGGGATACGCCGTAGTTCGGGTTCCGCTGTTGCCACCAGCGGAACGAGTGATGGAGAAACTCAAGAGCATACAAGCAGATGTGATATTTAATCTTTGCGAAGGCATCGATGGCTGCCCGGAAACGGAAGCTGATGTGGCCAATACCCTAGCTGGGATGAGAGTTCCCTTTACTGGCTGTCCGGGATCGGCACTGGCACTGGCTTTAGATAAGGCAAGGACTAAGGAGCTTCTTCACGATTCCGGCATTTGTACACCCAGGTACCAGTTGCTGAGTCCTGACACCTTAAACACATTCCATTTGGCTTATCCCTGCATTGTAAAGCCATGGGGAGAAGACGCAAGCCATGGAATCTCGGAAGACAGTGTGGTCACCGATTCCGTGGCTCTGGAGAAGCAAGTCACTAGGATATGTCAGCTCTATAGGGGAAAGGCGCTTGTGGAGGAATATGTAGGGGGTCGCGAATTCAATGCCACAGTCATGGGAAACAGAGAGCTCACGATCCTTCCTATATCAGAGATTGCCTATTCCCTGCTGCCTGGGATGCCAAGGATACTCACATACTCCGCCAAGTGGGAGCCGCAAAGTGCGTATTTCCGACACACGAGAACGATCTGCCCTGCCGAAATAGAGCTCGAGATGCGAGAGCGCATAGATGAGACTGCCCGGTCCGTTTTCAGTCTGTTGGGCTGCTCCGGTTATGCCAGGGTGGATTTTAGGCTTAATGGAGGGGGAGAGCTCAATGTCATTGAGGTGAATCCCAATCCCGATATATCTCCGGATTCTGGCGCGGCGCGACAGGCTAAGGCTCATGGTATGACCTATAACCGGTTTATCGAAGCGATTGTATTGTTTGCTCTTGAGAGAGGCTAG
- a CDS encoding GNAT family N-acetyltransferase, with protein sequence MRPKIRSMASQDRSAISKILRSIPEFKPSEVVVAEEVIDSYLHDPLRSGYSVLVAEIGSKVVGYICYGPTPLTEGTWDIYWLAVEPDQQRRGTGRALLTFAEEEIKGHGGRLTFIETSSKPEYERIRRFHYSQGYELLCSIADFYAIGDDKLIFQKRLG encoded by the coding sequence ATGAGACCTAAGATCAGATCCATGGCCAGTCAAGACAGGTCTGCTATAAGTAAAATCCTACGGTCCATACCGGAATTCAAACCGTCCGAGGTTGTTGTCGCTGAGGAGGTTATCGATAGCTATCTGCACGATCCGCTTCGGTCAGGTTATAGTGTCCTTGTAGCAGAGATTGGTTCAAAAGTTGTGGGATATATCTGCTACGGGCCCACTCCGCTGACTGAAGGAACCTGGGACATATACTGGCTGGCGGTGGAGCCGGATCAGCAGCGCCGGGGAACTGGAAGGGCCCTGCTAACATTCGCCGAGGAGGAAATCAAGGGACATGGGGGGCGATTAACCTTCATTGAGACATCCTCCAAGCCAGAGTATGAGAGGATAAGACGTTTTCATTATTCGCAGGGCTACGAACTCCTTTGCAGTATAGCTGACTTCTATGCGATTGGAGATGATAAGCTTATCTTTCAAAAAAGGTTAGGATAG
- a CDS encoding helix-turn-helix domain-containing protein, translating into MYSTKEAAQQLGLDESQIRRLLAKGEIKGKKLGRDWVVLELSYKRKRKPKRKKGESNAKS; encoded by the coding sequence ATGTACTCTACAAAAGAAGCGGCACAACAGCTGGGCTTGGATGAAAGCCAAATAAGACGGCTACTTGCTAAAGGTGAAATCAAAGGCAAAAAGCTAGGACGTGACTGGGTAGTATTGGAGTTGAGCTACAAGAGGAAGAGGAAACCAAAGAGGAAAAAAGGAGAGAGCAATGCTAAAAGTTAA
- a CDS encoding helix-turn-helix transcriptional regulator, with protein sequence MLKVKQSTEMRIAEFNIPATMSKSEVARQLGVSRAYVTMLSQDKRKPSLAIQQKLTEAL encoded by the coding sequence ATGCTAAAAGTTAAGCAAAGTACAGAGATGAGAATAGCCGAATTTAATATACCAGCTACAATGAGTAAGAGCGAAGTAGCTAGACAGTTGGGAGTTTCGAGAGCTTATGTTACAATGTTATCACAGGATAAGCGGAAACCCAGTTTAGCTATACAACAGAAGCTAACTGAGGCGCTTTAG
- the egtD gene encoding L-histidine N(alpha)-methyltransferase has protein sequence MSHPATVNTGKSKRRLVETLNYLDGKYKNDIGKEIREGLSASQKYIPCKYFYDTRGSKLFKEICQLPEYYPTRTEISILRDIAPELMETFADKDIVELGSGANLKIGIMLDAVDKSTRATLRYIPVDISQSVVIEASQDLLERYPELQVLGIIADFTSQLDVIPTERPLMFCFLGSTIGNMGEDETISFLQSISENMKPDDRLLVGFDMVKTRETVEVAYNDSMGVTAKFNKNILNVVNNGLNANFDLSYFDHLAFFNEDHDRIEMHLRANRDISVKLEAIDLEIEFKKGETIHTENSRKFTGKSIKDLATRAGLSIENWYSDPVGWFSLVVMMRRPQGIG, from the coding sequence ATGAGCCATCCAGCAACAGTTAATACTGGCAAATCGAAACGTCGGTTGGTTGAGACGCTGAACTATCTTGATGGAAAATACAAGAACGATATTGGTAAAGAAATACGAGAGGGTCTATCCGCTTCGCAAAAATACATACCATGTAAATACTTCTATGACACACGCGGATCAAAACTTTTCAAGGAGATCTGCCAGCTTCCCGAGTATTACCCTACCCGCACGGAGATATCCATTTTGAGGGATATAGCGCCCGAACTAATGGAGACATTTGCCGACAAAGATATCGTAGAACTTGGCTCCGGTGCTAACCTGAAGATAGGGATAATGTTGGACGCAGTCGACAAATCCACCAGAGCTACTTTACGCTACATTCCAGTAGATATAAGCCAGTCGGTAGTGATCGAGGCATCACAGGACTTACTCGAGCGATACCCAGAATTACAAGTACTGGGAATAATAGCTGATTTCACCTCACAGTTGGATGTCATTCCGACCGAGCGTCCCCTGATGTTCTGTTTCCTGGGGAGTACTATAGGCAACATGGGGGAAGATGAGACTATTTCATTCTTGCAGAGTATCTCTGAGAATATGAAACCGGATGATAGACTCCTGGTCGGCTTTGATATGGTCAAAACCAGGGAAACTGTAGAAGTTGCCTACAATGATTCCATGGGGGTCACCGCTAAATTCAATAAGAACATATTGAATGTGGTGAACAATGGATTGAATGCCAACTTTGATTTATCCTATTTTGACCATCTGGCTTTCTTTAATGAAGATCATGATCGAATCGAAATGCACTTGAGGGCTAATCGCGACATCTCAGTGAAGCTAGAAGCAATAGATTTGGAAATAGAATTCAAGAAAGGCGAAACCATACATACGGAAAACTCGAGAAAATTCACCGGGAAGAGCATTAAAGATCTGGCCACCCGGGCTGGGTTATCTATCGAAAATTGGTATTCAGATCCTGTGGGCTGGTTTTCCCTCGTGGTGATGATGCGCCGTCCTCAAGGAATTGGTTAA
- a CDS encoding IscS subfamily cysteine desulfurase has protein sequence MRSTKNSEKRAICGICAAGCWVIVTYDSEGKIKSVRADETSNLGAICKVGENSRDIVYSKDRLLYPMKRRGPKGSYEFERITWDQAYETIVAKLNQIKRESGPEATAIYTGSGSFESAFCDLYQPDGVAVSSAASVLFPFGSPNTLGVGALCYVSFAMIAPHVTMGGMLINMFSDIENAKLIVIWGKNPAAHCPPHDFIKIGEAHRRGAQIVVIDPRKTVMAKYSNAEWIPIRPGTDGALALGLCNVIIKEELYDEEFVSNWTVGFEDFDRYVQYFRPEVVEGITGVPAETVRSLARRMATTSGVAPVMYSGLEYSDGAVQAIRATMVLWALAGQLDVPGGHCFSMAQNRFPINREGLIPNPDVRKAAGHNNFPVYTKYRGEFHANILPDAVLEKKPYPIRLLISLGASIITSWPQSDIWRKTLEALDFLVCIDRQLTADAAYADMVLPAATYYEIESYMVYGSVFRIREKVIEPIGEARNDFFILSELARRLGYGHLYPQTEEEILSRVLEGSDFAPDDVRAAGGTVQIPTVMMQYKKWEKGLLRADGQTGFDTPSGKLEIASSILEEHGYDALPIYVEPGESPVSQPQLAKRFPLVFNSGSRSNVDLHTLHHTIPALSEEKPVPTVMINTLDAKKRGIESGDFVYIKTKRGQVGMYAFVTDDIVQGAIEASGMGGGALGPKEWRDACINDLTDLQRYDPISGFPVYKALLCDVVKSADGDKGNITGIGEYTLDDTVEEQQTNHRVYLDHNATTPMTQEVKEAMIEFMDCYGNPSSIYALGKEARVAVETARRSLAALVNCTAGRLTFTGSGSEANNLAIKGVAFANATGKNHIVTSSIEHPSVLNACRWLEKLGFLVTYLPVDTEGRVNSTDLRAAVTDRTCLISVMLANNETGSIQPIVELADIAKERGVLFHTDAVQAVGKIPIDVEELGVDLLTMSAHKFYGPKGVGALYVRKGVVLDPLVSGGHQEKGLRAGTENVMAIVGLGKAAELATDHVPQMDSVRELRDKLENSISELIPDAKLNGHREQRLPNTLNLTLPGIRGESLVLALDQKGVAVSSGSACSAGLPEPSHALMAMGLSEEEAHCAVRFTLGLGNTIDDIDRTVSIIDQVIRQRKDTIRFVSCR, from the coding sequence ATGAGAAGCACTAAAAACAGTGAAAAGCGGGCCATATGCGGAATTTGTGCGGCCGGGTGTTGGGTCATAGTCACCTATGATAGCGAGGGAAAGATTAAGAGTGTCCGGGCAGATGAGACCTCAAACCTTGGAGCAATATGCAAAGTCGGTGAGAACTCGCGGGACATTGTATATTCCAAGGATCGCCTCCTTTATCCAATGAAACGCAGAGGTCCCAAGGGCAGCTATGAGTTTGAGCGAATTACCTGGGACCAAGCCTATGAAACGATAGTAGCCAAACTCAACCAAATTAAGCGGGAGTCAGGTCCAGAGGCTACCGCCATTTATACTGGTAGCGGGAGCTTTGAGTCGGCTTTTTGTGACCTGTATCAGCCTGATGGCGTAGCGGTTTCCTCCGCGGCAAGCGTTCTGTTCCCCTTTGGATCCCCTAATACCCTCGGGGTGGGTGCTCTGTGTTACGTATCATTTGCGATGATAGCACCCCATGTAACCATGGGCGGCATGTTAATTAACATGTTCTCGGATATAGAAAACGCCAAACTCATTGTGATTTGGGGGAAGAATCCTGCAGCGCACTGTCCTCCCCATGACTTCATCAAGATCGGGGAGGCGCATAGGCGGGGCGCTCAGATCGTGGTAATAGACCCACGAAAAACGGTGATGGCCAAATACTCAAATGCGGAATGGATCCCAATTCGTCCCGGCACGGATGGGGCGCTGGCTCTGGGGCTGTGCAATGTCATTATTAAGGAGGAACTGTACGACGAGGAGTTTGTCAGTAACTGGACGGTGGGTTTTGAGGACTTTGACCGGTATGTTCAGTATTTTCGACCGGAGGTGGTAGAAGGTATCACCGGCGTTCCGGCCGAAACGGTAAGGTCGCTTGCAAGAAGAATGGCAACCACCAGCGGTGTCGCACCTGTCATGTACAGCGGCCTTGAGTATAGTGACGGAGCGGTTCAGGCCATTCGCGCGACGATGGTACTGTGGGCCTTAGCCGGCCAGCTTGATGTGCCCGGCGGACATTGTTTCAGCATGGCCCAGAACAGGTTTCCCATAAATCGTGAGGGTCTCATACCCAATCCGGATGTACGAAAAGCAGCCGGGCACAATAATTTCCCCGTATATACAAAGTACCGTGGGGAGTTCCATGCCAATATTCTCCCGGACGCGGTGCTTGAGAAGAAGCCCTATCCGATCCGATTGCTTATTAGCCTTGGGGCATCTATTATTACATCCTGGCCGCAATCCGATATCTGGCGGAAGACACTTGAGGCGCTTGACTTCTTGGTTTGTATAGATCGTCAGCTCACCGCGGATGCAGCCTATGCCGATATGGTACTGCCGGCGGCAACCTACTATGAGATCGAATCCTACATGGTATATGGCTCTGTCTTCAGGATCAGGGAAAAGGTGATAGAACCGATCGGTGAGGCCAGGAATGATTTCTTCATTCTATCAGAGCTTGCTAGGCGCCTTGGCTATGGACATCTTTACCCACAAACCGAGGAGGAGATCCTTTCCAGAGTGCTGGAAGGTTCCGACTTCGCTCCCGATGATGTCCGTGCTGCGGGCGGGACAGTACAAATTCCCACGGTTATGATGCAGTACAAGAAGTGGGAGAAGGGATTGTTACGAGCAGACGGGCAAACCGGATTTGATACACCATCAGGAAAGTTAGAGATCGCCTCCTCTATCCTAGAGGAGCATGGTTATGACGCATTACCAATCTACGTTGAGCCGGGAGAAAGCCCCGTTTCTCAGCCACAGCTTGCCAAACGATTCCCCCTTGTTTTTAATTCGGGGTCCCGTTCAAACGTTGATTTGCACACACTACACCACACCATTCCGGCTTTGTCTGAGGAAAAACCGGTGCCCACGGTGATGATCAATACGCTGGATGCCAAAAAGCGTGGCATCGAAAGCGGTGATTTTGTCTACATAAAAACAAAGCGTGGCCAGGTTGGAATGTATGCCTTTGTCACCGATGACATTGTGCAGGGAGCCATAGAGGCCAGCGGCATGGGCGGTGGGGCTCTCGGTCCCAAAGAGTGGCGGGATGCTTGTATAAACGACCTCACCGATCTTCAACGCTACGACCCGATTTCCGGCTTTCCGGTTTACAAGGCTTTGCTCTGCGATGTGGTTAAGTCAGCGGACGGCGACAAAGGAAATATCACGGGAATAGGAGAATATACGCTTGACGATACCGTCGAAGAGCAGCAGACAAATCACCGGGTGTACCTTGATCATAATGCCACCACTCCTATGACTCAGGAAGTCAAAGAAGCCATGATCGAGTTCATGGATTGTTATGGAAATCCTTCAAGCATATATGCTCTGGGGAAAGAGGCTCGCGTTGCGGTTGAGACAGCCCGCAGAAGTTTGGCCGCATTAGTCAATTGCACGGCAGGACGCCTAACTTTTACCGGTAGTGGTTCAGAGGCAAATAACCTTGCCATAAAGGGAGTAGCCTTCGCCAATGCCACTGGGAAAAATCATATCGTCACCAGTTCCATAGAGCACCCGTCAGTACTCAATGCCTGCCGATGGCTTGAAAAGCTCGGGTTTTTGGTTACCTATCTTCCGGTGGATACGGAGGGAAGGGTAAACTCGACTGACCTGAGAGCTGCGGTCACTGACAGGACTTGCCTCATAAGTGTTATGCTGGCCAATAATGAGACAGGCTCCATTCAACCCATTGTTGAACTGGCAGATATAGCCAAAGAACGAGGCGTGCTATTCCATACAGATGCCGTGCAGGCCGTTGGTAAGATTCCTATAGATGTAGAGGAGCTCGGGGTGGATTTGCTAACCATGTCCGCGCATAAATTTTACGGGCCTAAAGGTGTCGGCGCGCTATATGTACGAAAAGGGGTTGTTCTAGATCCCCTGGTGAGCGGAGGTCATCAGGAAAAGGGATTACGTGCCGGAACCGAAAATGTCATGGCGATCGTTGGATTGGGCAAAGCTGCTGAACTTGCTACCGATCATGTTCCTCAGATGGATAGCGTGCGGGAATTGCGCGATAAATTGGAAAATAGTATTAGTGAACTGATTCCTGATGCCAAACTGAATGGTCATAGGGAGCAGCGATTACCCAATACTCTTAACCTGACCTTGCCTGGCATACGAGGGGAGTCACTGGTTCTCGCCTTGGACCAGAAGGGAGTTGCCGTTTCGTCGGGGTCTGCTTGCAGTGCTGGTCTACCCGAACCCTCTCACGCTTTAATGGCGATGGGCCTTTCTGAAGAAGAGGCTCATTGCGCCGTGCGTTTCACGCTCGGTCTCGGTAATACGATAGATGATATTGATCGCACGGTTTCAATTATTGACCAGGTAATTCGCCAAAGAAAGGACACAATACGTTTTGTATCATGTCGCTAG
- a CDS encoding dihydrolipoyl dehydrogenase translates to MKKYDVIVVGSGSGMLIVDEATEHSLKVALVDKGPLGGTCLNTGCIPSKMLIYPADRIVEIQEAKKLGIEAETRSIDSGFIMQRMRKSIHESQSQMRQALSQAENLDFYEGEGHFVGDYTIEVNGEKIKGENIFLASGSRPFIPPIKGLDSVDYLTNETLLQLEELPDSLIIIGGGYIGVEFGHFFAAMGTKVTILEMMESLVPVEEPEICELLKEQLRRRMDVYTDTQAEEIYQESGKVRVAVKDRNTDEKREFTAQRILIAVGRRSNADLLKLENTGVEIDGRGFIKVNQYLETGKKNIFAVGDANGQQMFTHVANREALVAAQNMFHGADLKMDYNAIPHAVYSHPQIASVGLTEAQARNDHDISVGRVKYLDVAKGEAMMEEEGFAKAIVEKDSRRILGFHIIGPYAPVLIQEVVNAMTSGGQIDEINEGIHIHPALSELIQTTVNSLDQS, encoded by the coding sequence ATGAAGAAGTACGACGTAATCGTAGTTGGGTCGGGATCTGGAATGCTTATCGTAGATGAAGCCACCGAGCATAGTCTAAAAGTTGCTTTAGTGGACAAGGGGCCTTTGGGCGGGACTTGTCTTAATACGGGCTGTATCCCTTCAAAGATGTTGATATATCCGGCAGATAGAATAGTAGAAATACAGGAGGCCAAGAAGCTGGGCATTGAGGCAGAGACCAGAAGTATAGACTCTGGTTTCATAATGCAGCGGATGAGAAAGAGTATACATGAAAGCCAAAGTCAAATGAGACAGGCTCTTTCGCAAGCGGAGAATCTGGACTTCTATGAAGGTGAAGGGCATTTTGTGGGGGATTATACCATTGAGGTCAATGGAGAGAAAATTAAAGGGGAGAATATTTTTCTCGCGTCTGGCTCACGACCCTTTATACCCCCCATAAAGGGCTTAGATAGTGTTGACTATTTGACAAATGAAACGCTGCTGCAACTTGAGGAACTACCCGATAGCCTCATCATCATTGGTGGTGGATATATCGGCGTTGAATTCGGACACTTCTTCGCTGCTATGGGCACTAAAGTCACTATTCTAGAGATGATGGAAAGTCTTGTCCCGGTTGAGGAACCGGAAATATGTGAGCTATTGAAGGAACAGCTGCGCCGGCGCATGGATGTTTACACCGATACCCAGGCTGAGGAGATATACCAGGAGAGCGGCAAGGTTAGAGTTGCGGTTAAGGACAGGAATACCGATGAAAAAAGGGAGTTCACAGCGCAACGAATTTTAATCGCCGTAGGCAGAAGGTCAAATGCCGATTTATTGAAGTTAGAAAATACCGGCGTGGAAATTGACGGGAGAGGATTTATAAAGGTTAACCAGTATCTTGAGACCGGCAAAAAGAACATATTCGCCGTGGGCGATGCCAATGGGCAACAAATGTTCACCCATGTGGCCAATCGCGAAGCGCTAGTGGCTGCGCAAAACATGTTTCACGGCGCAGATTTAAAGATGGACTATAATGCCATACCCCATGCCGTTTATTCTCATCCTCAAATTGCATCGGTAGGGCTAACCGAGGCTCAGGCCAGAAACGATCATGACATATCGGTAGGAAGGGTAAAGTATTTGGATGTTGCCAAAGGCGAAGCCATGATGGAAGAGGAGGGCTTTGCCAAAGCCATAGTGGAAAAAGATAGCAGAAGAATATTGGGTTTTCATATTATAGGGCCCTATGCCCCTGTACTTATTCAGGAAGTGGTCAATGCCATGACATCAGGAGGTCAAATAGATGAAATAAATGAGGGCATTCATATCCACCCTGCCCTTTCTGAATTGATACAGACAACGGTCAATAGTCTTGATCAATCATAG